One window from the genome of Anticarsia gemmatalis isolate Benzon Research Colony breed Stoneville strain chromosome 8, ilAntGemm2 primary, whole genome shotgun sequence encodes:
- the LOC142974754 gene encoding transmembrane protein 70 homolog, mitochondrial, whose product MMRFCAINTLNQSKVLFQPLLQKQITSKLKSICNSHNIIARHYAIKLKDEDNKLERIYYGPLTPQIKGVKVFSLSSSMAGLLAQPIIIREAATIGSTSLLVAICSVVGFFTFITPILLHVITKKYVTEIHYDPETSTYKATTINFFLARKQLEFKTDDVQVPDIPGMFTTMNAKGTPLFIEARHFSDPWHYAKIMGYDKPMDFKLGEQETSDSEKK is encoded by the exons atgaTGCGGTTCTGTGCAATAAATACTCTTAACCAGAGTAAAGTGCTGTTTCAACCTCTCCTGCAAAAACAAATAACCTCTAAATTGAAAAGTATATGCAATAGCCATAATATTATAGCCAGGCACTACGCAATTAAGTTAAAAGATGAGGATAACAAACTGGAGCGTATATACTATGGGCCTCTGACACCACAGATCAAAGGTGTTAAAGTATTCTCACTAAGTTCAAGTATGGCCGGGTTGTTGGCACAACCTATAATAATACGAGAGGCGGCAACGATAGGCAGCACTTCATTACTCGTAGCAATTTGTTCAGTAGTCGGGTTTTTCACGTTTATAACTCCCATACTGCTGCATGTGATCACTAAGAAGTATGTGACAGAAATACACTATGATCCTGAGACATCTACTTACAAAGCTACCACTATAAACTTCTTTTTAGCAAGGAAACAG CTTGAATTCAAGACAGATGATGTTCAGGTCCCAGATATACCTGGTATGTTTACCACAATGAATGCCAAAGGCACCCCCCTCTTCATAGAGGCGAGGCACTTCAGTGACCCATGGCATTATGCCAAGATAATGGGTTACGACAAACCCATGGACTTCAAGCTTGGAGAACAAGAAACTAGTGATAGCGAAAAGAAATAG